AACGGAAAGCAAGTGTATTCACAGGATCTTTTTTTGCAAAAAATATTAGGTTTTATCAGGACAAACAAGGACCGGCCTTTCTTTCTGTATCATCCTACGCAACTTCCGCATGGCCCTGTAGCCGTACCCAGCATTCATCCCGAACTTATTTTTCAGAACGAGCTGACAAATATTGAGAAAGCTTACGCTTCCATGGTAAAAAGATTAGATGACGATTTGGGAGTTATTCGAAATGAGCTGGAACAACTGGACATCGCTGAAAAAACAATCATCATTTTTACCTCCGACAATGGTCATGAACTGTACACAACTTTCAAAAAAAGAGTCGTAAAGCCGTATCGTAATGTAAAAACCGGAGAAGCCTTTAATGATATTACCAACAAGTACTACAGCGAAGTTGGGTTTGATATTTTTGACGGAAATCACGGTATGGCTGGCTTAAAAAGAAGTAATTGGAATGGTGGTGTGAAAGTGCCTTTGTTCGTGTATTGGCCCAAAAAATTCAAAAAAGGTTTTGTGTCAGATAAATTAGTCACCAACTATGATTTTTTAGCAACTATGGCCGATATGCTCCATGTACCGCTGAAAGACACAAAAGACGGCGTGTCTTATTTAGCAGTCCTGGAAAAAAATGGTACCAGCCAGGAAAAGCGGCATGAATCTATTGCTTTTGCCTCTTTTATGGGCCCTGCACTTGTAACCGACGACGGATGGAAACTGAGGTACTATGCGCCAAAGAAAATTTTTCAACTATATTATCTTCCAAAAGACTACAAAGAACAAAACGACCTCTCCGCCCGATATCCTGATAAGGTGAAAGAGCTAACAATGAAACTTACCCAGAAATGTGACGGAGATTTAAACAATGGCTGGTTTTCAGATGAAAGAGAACTCAGGCCAGTGAAACTGTAAGCGAGATTGCGATGGAAGATTTTGACTAAAAGTCTATTGTCAATAGTTTATATGTAGTCATTTGCACCTAACCTTGCCTAAAAACGCGGATAACGACGCGGATAAACATAAGTTTAATTTTAAGCGCTTCAAATTAGTGAATGCTGTAGGAGCCGCCCGCTTGATACATTCAACAGCACAAATACTTTTTAAAGTATCTGTGCTGTTCACAGCGAAAAAACTCAAAATTATCAATTGCATTTTGCTACCAT
The genomic region above belongs to Dyadobacter pollutisoli and contains:
- a CDS encoding sulfatase-like hydrolase/transferase, producing the protein MLVQKSYFKKCFLFILGIFGFISVSAQYKEPAKNEKPNVIFIMADDMGAGMLSYYGQKYFTTPNIDALAKAGVVFENSYSSGYCAPSRATLLTGYSDCRKGKYILTESGAYKETVSGKVSDQQMQQAVNKAIGKEPDVQYLPQVFKEAGYITGQVGKLDYGFTTAAKQLDHHGWDYHYGYYDHTQCHGFYPMFLHENGKRLTIPGNSLPDAGKTGESGSDSLQEKDRWDMNGKQVYSQDLFLQKILGFIRTNKDRPFFLYHPTQLPHGPVAVPSIHPELIFQNELTNIEKAYASMVKRLDDDLGVIRNELEQLDIAEKTIIIFTSDNGHELYTTFKKRVVKPYRNVKTGEAFNDITNKYYSEVGFDIFDGNHGMAGLKRSNWNGGVKVPLFVYWPKKFKKGFVSDKLVTNYDFLATMADMLHVPLKDTKDGVSYLAVLEKNGTSQEKRHESIAFASFMGPALVTDDGWKLRYYAPKKIFQLYYLPKDYKEQNDLSARYPDKVKELTMKLTQKCDGDLNNGWFSDERELRPVKL